One genomic segment of Fusobacterium nucleatum includes these proteins:
- a CDS encoding biotin--[acetyl-CoA-carboxylase] ligase, producing MKFLKFNEIDSTNNYMKENISSFENYDIVAAKVQTSGRGRRGNVWLSPEGMALFSFLLKPEKTLSIIEATKLPLLAGISTLSALKKIKDGAYSFKWTNDVFLNSKKLCGILIERVKDNFIVGIGINVANKIPDDIKNIAISMESDYDIDKLILKVVEEFSVYYKRFSEGKWSEIIEEINSYNFLKDKKIKVHIGDKIFEGIAKNIVEDGRIQIEMNGEIKLFSVGEIKIEKDYY from the coding sequence ATGAAATTTTTAAAATTTAATGAGATAGATTCAACTAATAACTATATGAAAGAAAATATATCTTCTTTTGAAAATTATGATATAGTAGCAGCAAAAGTTCAAACTTCTGGTAGAGGTAGAAGAGGTAATGTTTGGCTATCGCCAGAGGGAATGGCACTTTTTAGCTTCTTATTAAAACCTGAAAAGACTTTATCAATAATTGAAGCAACAAAGCTACCTTTATTAGCAGGAATTTCAACTCTATCTGCTTTAAAAAAAATAAAAGATGGAGCTTATTCTTTTAAATGGACTAATGATGTCTTTTTAAATTCTAAAAAGTTATGTGGGATTTTAATAGAGAGGGTAAAAGATAATTTTATAGTTGGTATAGGAATAAATGTAGCAAATAAGATACCTGATGATATTAAAAATATTGCTATTTCAATGGAAAGTGATTATGATATTGATAAATTAATATTAAAAGTTGTAGAAGAATTTTCAGTGTATTATAAAAGATTTTCAGAAGGAAAATGGTCAGAAATTATAGAGGAAATCAATAGCTATAATTTTTTAAAAGATAAAAAAATAAAAGTGCATATAGGGGATAAAATTTTTGAAGGAATAGCAAAAAACATAGTTGAAGATGGAAGAATTCAGATAGAGATGAATGGAGAAATAAAATTATTTAGCGTTGGAGAAATAAAAATAGAAAAGGATTATTACTAA
- the mnmA gene encoding tRNA 2-thiouridine(34) synthase MnmA → MKKVVIGMSGGVDSSVSAYLLKEQDYEVIGVTLNQHLEESSKDIEDAKKVCDKLRIIHKVINIRKDFENIVIRYFLDGYSSGKTPSPCVICDDEIKFKILFDIADKYKAEYVATGHYTSVEYSEFFSKYLLKSVHSIIKDQSYMLYRLSSDKLERLIFPLKPYSKHEIREIALKVGLEVHDKKDSQGVCFAKEGYKEFLKENLKDEIIRGNYIDKDGNILGQHEGYQLYTIGQRRGLGINFSKPVFITEIKAQTNEIVLGEFSELFTDKVELINYKFSVEYEKLENFELLARPRFSSTGFYGKLMKDKEKIYFKYNEENAHNSKGQHIVFFYDGFVVGGGEIK, encoded by the coding sequence ATGAAAAAAGTTGTAATAGGTATGAGTGGTGGAGTTGATTCATCTGTTTCAGCTTATCTTTTAAAAGAACAAGATTATGAAGTTATTGGAGTAACTTTAAATCAACACTTAGAAGAAAGTTCAAAAGATATTGAAGATGCCAAAAAAGTTTGTGATAAGTTAAGAATAATTCACAAAGTTATAAATATTAGAAAAGATTTTGAAAATATAGTTATAAGATATTTTTTAGATGGGTATAGCTCAGGAAAAACACCATCACCCTGTGTTATTTGTGATGATGAGATAAAATTTAAAATTCTATTTGATATAGCAGATAAATATAAGGCAGAGTATGTAGCAACAGGGCATTATACCTCTGTTGAGTATTCAGAATTTTTTTCTAAATATCTTTTAAAATCTGTTCATTCTATAATAAAAGACCAATCATATATGCTATATAGACTTTCTTCTGATAAACTAGAAAGATTAATTTTTCCTTTAAAACCTTATTCAAAACATGAAATTAGAGAGATAGCCTTAAAAGTAGGTTTAGAAGTTCATGATAAAAAAGATAGTCAAGGTGTGTGTTTTGCAAAAGAAGGCTATAAAGAGTTTTTAAAAGAAAATCTAAAAGATGAAATAATAAGAGGAAACTATATTGATAAAGATGGAAATATTTTAGGACAACATGAGGGCTATCAACTATATACAATAGGACAAAGAAGAGGTTTGGGAATAAATTTCTCTAAACCAGTTTTTATAACAGAAATAAAAGCTCAAACTAATGAGATAGTTTTAGGAGAATTTTCAGAACTTTTTACTGATAAAGTGGAATTAATAAACTATAAATTTTCTGTTGAATATGAAAAGTTAGAAAATTTTGAATTACTTGCAAGACCTAGATTTTCAAGTACAGGCTTTTATGGAAAATTAATGAAAGATAAAGAAAAGATTTACTTTAAATATAATGAAGAAAATGCACATAATTCCAAAGGGCAACATATAGTGTTTTTCTATGATGGTTTTGTTGTAGGAGGAGGAGAAATAAAATGA
- a CDS encoding class I SAM-dependent methyltransferase, whose product MSYQDINATTIDRWIKEEDWEWGKPISHEEYIKTLNGDWNVKLTPAKFVPHEWFGDLKGKKLLGLASGGGQQIPVFTALGAECTVLDYSDAQLENEKTVAERENYKVNIIKADMSKSLPFEDESFDIIFHPVSNCYIENVELVFKECYRILKKGGILLCGLSTEINYLVDESEEKIVFSMPFNPLKNKEHREFLEKFEGGYQFSHTLSEQLGGQLKAGFILTNIEDDTNGEGRLHEMNISTYIMTRAVK is encoded by the coding sequence ATGAGTTACCAAGATATTAATGCTACAACAATAGACAGATGGATTAAAGAAGAAGATTGGGAATGGGGCAAACCTATTAGCCATGAAGAATACATTAAGACTTTAAATGGAGATTGGAATGTAAAACTTACACCAGCAAAATTCGTACCTCATGAATGGTTTGGAGATTTAAAAGGTAAAAAATTATTAGGACTTGCATCTGGTGGAGGGCAACAAATCCCTGTGTTCACTGCCTTAGGTGCAGAATGTACTGTACTTGATTATTCAGATGCACAGTTAGAAAATGAAAAGACAGTTGCAGAAAGAGAAAATTATAAAGTAAATATAATAAAAGCTGATATGTCAAAGTCTTTACCTTTTGAAGATGAAAGTTTTGATATAATTTTTCATCCAGTAAGTAATTGTTATATTGAAAATGTTGAGCTTGTTTTTAAAGAATGTTATAGAATTTTGAAAAAAGGTGGAATTTTACTTTGTGGTTTATCAACAGAAATTAATTATTTAGTAGATGAAAGTGAAGAAAAAATAGTTTTTTCTATGCCATTCAATCCTTTAAAAAATAAAGAACATAGAGAGTTTTTAGAAAAATTTGAAGGAGGTTACCAATTTTCACACACTTTAAGTGAACAACTAGGTGGGCAATTAAAAGCAGGTTTTATTTTGACAAATATTGAAGATGACACAAATGGAGAAGGTAGACTTCATGAGATGAATATTTCTACATATATCATGACTAGAGCAGTGAAATAA
- the obgE gene encoding GTPase ObgE, whose translation MFIDEVIITVKAGNGGDGSAAFRREKFVQFGGPDGGDGGKGGDVVFVADSNINTLIDFRFKKLFKAQNGENGQKKQMYGKKGEDLIIKVPVGTQVRDFTTGKLILDMSVNGEQRVLLKGGKGGYGNVHFKNSIRKAPKIAEKGGEGAEIKVKLELKLLADVALVGYPSVGKSSFINKVSAANSKVGSYHFTTLEPKLGVVRLEEGKSFVIADIPGLIEGAHEGVGLGDKFLKHIERCKMIYHIVDAAEIEGRDCIEDFEKINHELKKFSEKLAGKKQIVIANKMDLIWDMEKFEKFKSYLAEKGIEIYPVSVLLNEGLKEILYKTYDMLSHIEREPLEEETDITKLLKELKIEKEDFEITRDEEDAIVVGGRIVDDVLAKYVIGMDDESLVTFLHMMRSLGMEEALQEFGVQDGDTVKIADVEFEYFE comes from the coding sequence ATGTTTATAGATGAAGTTATAATTACAGTTAAAGCTGGAAATGGTGGAGATGGTTCTGCTGCTTTCAGAAGAGAAAAATTTGTCCAATTTGGAGGACCAGATGGTGGAGATGGTGGAAAAGGTGGAGATGTAGTTTTTGTAGCTGACTCCAATATCAACACTCTTATTGACTTTAGATTTAAAAAATTATTTAAAGCTCAAAATGGAGAAAATGGGCAAAAGAAACAAATGTATGGAAAAAAAGGAGAAGATTTAATAATTAAAGTTCCAGTAGGAACACAAGTTAGAGATTTTACAACTGGAAAATTAATTCTTGATATGAGTGTAAATGGTGAGCAAAGAGTTTTATTAAAAGGTGGAAAAGGTGGATATGGGAATGTTCACTTTAAAAACTCTATAAGAAAAGCTCCAAAGATAGCAGAAAAAGGTGGAGAAGGAGCAGAAATAAAAGTTAAATTGGAATTAAAACTTTTAGCTGATGTAGCCCTTGTTGGTTATCCATCAGTTGGAAAATCAAGTTTTATAAATAAGGTTTCTGCTGCAAATTCTAAGGTAGGAAGCTATCACTTTACAACTCTTGAACCAAAACTTGGAGTTGTAAGATTGGAAGAAGGAAAATCTTTTGTTATAGCTGATATACCTGGACTTATTGAAGGAGCACATGAAGGAGTGGGACTTGGAGATAAATTTTTAAAACATATTGAAAGATGTAAAATGATTTATCATATAGTTGATGCAGCAGAAATTGAAGGTAGAGATTGCATTGAAGATTTTGAAAAAATCAATCATGAGTTAAAGAAATTCAGTGAAAAATTAGCTGGTAAGAAACAAATAGTTATAGCTAACAAAATGGATTTAATTTGGGATATGGAAAAATTTGAAAAGTTTAAAAGTTATCTAGCAGAAAAAGGAATTGAAATTTATCCAGTTTCTGTACTTTTAAATGAGGGTTTAAAAGAAATTTTATACAAAACTTATGATATGTTATCTCATATTGAAAGAGAACCTTTGGAAGAAGAAACAGACATTACAAAATTGTTGAAAGAATTAAAAATAGAAAAAGAAGATTTTGAAATTACAAGAGATGAAGAAGATGCAATAGTTGTTGGTGGAAGAATAGTAGATGATGTTTTAGCAAAATATGTAATAGGAATGGATGATGAATCATTGGTAACTTTCTTACATATGATGAGAAGTTTAGGAATGGAGGAAGCTCTACAAGAATTTGGTGTACAAGATGGAGATACAGTTAAAATAGCTGATGTAGAGTTTGAATATTTTGAATAA
- the miaA gene encoding tRNA (adenosine(37)-N6)-dimethylallyltransferase MiaA, which yields MNILNKAIVIAGPTGVGKTKISIDLASELNAEIISSDSAQVYRDLNIGTAKIREEEKEGIKHHLIDIVEPVSKYSVGNFEKDVNKILNQNPEKNFLLVGGTGLYLNSVTNGLSILPEADKKTREYLTTLNNQALLELALKYDEEATKEIHPNNRVRLERVVEVFLLTGQKFSELSKKNIKNNNFKFLKIALERDRENLYDRINKRVDIMFAQGLVDEVKNLYKIYGDKLYSLNIIGYNEIIDYINAKISLDEAAYQIKLNSRHYAKRQFTWFKADKEYQWFNLDRISEQEIVKTIYTLFNIKA from the coding sequence TTGAATATTTTGAATAAGGCTATTGTTATAGCAGGACCTACTGGTGTTGGAAAAACTAAAATTTCAATAGATTTAGCTAGTGAATTAAATGCAGAAATTATATCTTCTGATTCTGCACAAGTTTATAGAGATTTAAATATAGGAACTGCTAAAATAAGAGAAGAAGAAAAGGAAGGAATAAAACATCATTTAATAGATATTGTTGAACCAGTATCAAAATACAGTGTTGGGAATTTTGAAAAAGATGTAAATAAGATATTAAATCAAAATCCTGAAAAAAATTTTTTATTGGTTGGTGGGACAGGTTTATATTTAAATTCTGTAACCAATGGACTATCTATTTTACCAGAAGCAGATAAAAAGACTAGGGAATATTTAACAACTTTGAATAATCAAGCTCTACTTGAATTAGCTTTAAAATATGATGAAGAAGCTACAAAAGAAATTCATCCTAATAATAGAGTTAGATTAGAACGAGTTGTTGAAGTTTTTTTATTGACTGGACAAAAATTTTCAGAACTTTCAAAGAAAAATATTAAAAATAATAATTTTAAATTTTTAAAAATTGCTTTAGAAAGAGATAGAGAAAATCTATATGATAGAATAAATAAAAGAGTGGATATAATGTTTGCTCAAGGTTTGGTAGATGAAGTAAAGAATTTATATAAAATTTATGGAGATAAATTATATAGCTTAAATATAATTGGCTATAATGAAATTATAGATTATATAAATGCTAAAATTAGCCTAGATGAAGCAGCCTATCAAATAAAACTAAATTCGAGACATTATGCTAAAAGACAATTTACCTGGTTTAAAGCAGATAAAGAATATCAATGGTTTAATCTTGATAGAATTTCAGAACAAGAAATTGTAAAAACTATATACACATTGTTTAATATCAAGGCTTGA
- a CDS encoding membrane lipoprotein lipid attachment site-containing protein: MKKIILLITMLFLLISCSNNNYIKTGFSQNEKQELVLFKDRIKNNLSENNLAYIKENTKDSYRNKYILEKLQNIDFTKLNIFVSEPSYTNEYPSSLLALNMNEDTYYFELFFIFDNQNKKWLIFDLKERG, encoded by the coding sequence ATGAAAAAAATTATATTACTTATTACAATGCTTTTTTTATTAATATCATGCTCTAATAATAACTATATTAAAACAGGTTTTTCTCAAAATGAAAAACAAGAGTTGGTTTTATTTAAAGATAGGATTAAAAATAATTTAAGTGAAAATAATCTTGCTTACATTAAAGAAAACACAAAAGATAGTTATAGAAACAAGTATATTTTGGAGAAACTACAAAATATAGACTTTACAAAATTAAATATATTTGTATCTGAGCCGTCTTATACAAATGAGTATCCTAGTTCATTATTGGCTCTGAATATGAATGAAGATACTTATTATTTTGAACTATTTTTTATTTTTGATAATCAAAATAAAAAGTGGTTAATTTTTGATTTAAAAGAAAGAGGGTGA
- a CDS encoding ATP-binding protein — protein sequence MENFEKEINRVKIFIPSFLSSLSTVRAMVRVYLREHHISELDEIQILSVVDELTTNAVEHAYSYDKGEIEIVLNFYKKTIFLTVEDFGKGYDESLDSKEDGGFGLSIARKLVDVFKIEKKTKGTVFKVEKRIKEAV from the coding sequence ATGGAAAATTTTGAAAAAGAAATAAATAGAGTAAAAATATTTATTCCATCTTTTCTAAGCAGCTTATCCACAGTTAGAGCTATGGTTAGAGTGTATCTCAGAGAACATCATATAAGTGAGTTAGATGAAATTCAAATACTTTCAGTAGTAGATGAATTAACTACCAATGCAGTAGAACATGCTTACAGTTATGATAAAGGTGAGATAGAAATAGTACTAAATTTTTATAAGAAAACTATTTTCTTGACTGTTGAAGATTTTGGTAAGGGTTATGATGAAAGTTTGGACAGTAAAGAAGATGGCGGGTTTGGGTTATCAATTGCTAGAAAGTTAGTGGATGTTTTTAAAATTGAAAAGAAAACAAAGGGAACTGTTTTTAAAGTTGAAAAGAGAATTAAGGAGGCAGTATAA
- a CDS encoding STAS domain-containing protein codes for MENNFEILERVKDDIQIIEINGELDAFVAPKLKETFNRLIEKDNNKYIVDFKGLIHINSLAMGILRGKLQVVREMGGDIKIVNLNKHIQTIFETIGLDEIFEIYKNEEAALKSFK; via the coding sequence ATGGAAAACAATTTTGAAATTTTGGAAAGAGTTAAAGATGATATACAAATAATAGAAATAAATGGAGAATTGGATGCATTTGTTGCCCCTAAATTAAAAGAAACTTTTAATAGACTTATTGAAAAAGATAATAATAAGTATATTGTTGATTTTAAAGGTTTAATCCATATAAACAGTCTAGCTATGGGAATTTTAAGAGGAAAGTTACAAGTAGTTAGAGAAATGGGTGGAGATATTAAGATAGTGAATCTTAATAAACACATTCAAACTATTTTTGAAACAATAGGATTAGACGAGATATTTGAAATTTATAAAAATGAGGAAGCAGCGTTAAAAAGTTTCAAATAA